A single region of the Terriglobia bacterium genome encodes:
- a CDS encoding twin-arginine translocase TatA/TatE family subunit, whose product MGEGLLQPMHLLVIIGIAFFVFGPKKIPELGRGLGEGIRGFKQALSGNFEVAEQKAIEAPKHSENQ is encoded by the coding sequence ATGGGAGAGGGATTGTTACAACCGATGCATTTGCTGGTCATCATAGGGATCGCCTTTTTTGTCTTCGGTCCCAAGAAGATTCCTGAACTCGGCCGAGGCCTGGGAGAAGGGATCCGCGGTTTTAAACAGGCGCTCAGTGGGAATTTCGAAGTTGCCGAGCAGAAGGCCATCGAAGCGCCCAAGCATTCAGAAAATCAA